From the genome of Geobacter sp. SVR, one region includes:
- a CDS encoding shikimate dehydrogenase produces the protein MKKDLSISPATRLCAVIGNPVGHSLSPALHNAAFNELGLDFVYVAFRVEDAGAALAGMRALENFRGMSVTIPHKIEIMKHVDEILELDRSIGSINTVINENGRLIGFGTDGPGALKALLDAGVTLEGANVLMLGAGGSARAIAFTLARSARLDRLVILGTNESRLGGLAADLQAGTSSRIESELLSDSSVARAMAQADVIINCTPVGMHPQRDATLVPVGLFRPGQVVFDVVYTPLETRLLADARSRGLTVVSGVEMFINQAVLQFERFTGVDAPVQVMRRVVMERLGL, from the coding sequence GTGAAAAAGGACCTGTCCATATCCCCCGCCACCCGCCTGTGCGCCGTCATCGGCAACCCGGTCGGACACAGCCTTTCGCCTGCCCTGCATAACGCCGCCTTCAACGAACTGGGGCTGGATTTCGTTTACGTGGCCTTCCGGGTCGAGGATGCCGGGGCAGCCCTGGCCGGCATGCGTGCCCTGGAAAACTTCCGCGGCATGAGCGTCACCATTCCGCACAAGATCGAGATCATGAAACATGTGGACGAAATCCTGGAGCTGGACCGCTCGATCGGTTCTATCAACACCGTCATCAATGAAAACGGCAGGCTGATCGGCTTCGGCACCGACGGTCCCGGTGCTCTGAAAGCCCTGCTGGATGCGGGGGTAACTCTCGAGGGCGCCAATGTCCTGATGCTGGGCGCGGGAGGGTCGGCGCGCGCCATCGCCTTTACCCTGGCCCGTTCCGCCCGGCTGGACAGATTGGTGATCCTGGGCACCAACGAGTCCCGGCTCGGCGGACTGGCGGCGGACCTGCAAGCCGGCACAAGCTCACGCATCGAATCCGAACTGCTGTCGGACAGCTCCGTGGCGCGGGCCATGGCACAGGCCGACGTGATCATCAACTGCACCCCGGTCGGCATGCATCCGCAGAGGGACGCCACCCTGGTGCCGGTCGGACTGTTCCGACCGGGGCAGGTGGTGTTCGATGTCGTCTATACCCCCCTCGAAACCCGGTTGCTGGCCGATGCCAGATCGCGTGGCCTCACGGTGGTTTCGGGGGTCGAGATGTTCATTAATCAAGCGGTGCTGCAGTTCGAACGGTTCACCGGCGTCGATGCGCCGGTCCAGGTCATGCGGCGGGTGGTGATGGAAAGGCTCGGGCTATGA
- a CDS encoding shikimate kinase has translation MNLVLIGYRGTGKSRVGMLLSACLRMPYIAMDAAIVERAGLSIPEIVERHGWAGFRDLESREAQELGGRDNLVIDTGGGVIERPQNIEVLRENACIFWLKASVETIVSRIRRDDQRPALTEGKSFTEEVAEVLSRRTPLYRSAADHEIETDLLTPRQVADRIVEIWNARCSSGDAAAT, from the coding sequence ATGAACCTCGTGTTGATCGGATACCGCGGAACCGGAAAAAGCAGGGTGGGCATGCTTCTGTCAGCATGCCTGCGGATGCCGTACATTGCCATGGACGCTGCCATCGTCGAACGGGCCGGTCTTTCCATACCGGAAATCGTGGAGCGCCACGGATGGGCAGGCTTTCGCGACCTGGAATCCCGGGAGGCACAGGAACTGGGGGGACGCGACAACCTCGTCATCGATACCGGCGGGGGTGTGATCGAGCGCCCGCAGAATATCGAGGTGCTGCGGGAAAACGCCTGTATCTTCTGGTTGAAGGCGTCGGTCGAGACGATCGTCTCACGCATCCGGAGAGACGACCAGAGGCCTGCGCTGACTGAAGGAAAAAGCTTCACCGAAGAGGTGGCAGAGGTGTTGTCGCGCCGCACCCCGCTCTACCGATCGGCTGCCGACCATGAAATCGAGACCGACCTCCTGACTCCGCGACAGGTGGCGGACAGGATCGTAGAGATCTGGAACGCCCGCTGCTCCTCCGGGGATGCCGCAGCAACGTAA
- a CDS encoding NADP-dependent glyceraldehyde-3-phosphate dehydrogenase: MPEIDLLATLFPSPENIPAEFRMTEPLHHTEYLLDGELRRWDGPVQQVYSPVCVVANGQESRQHIGSFPLMGEPEALAALEAAERAFDHGRGYWPTLAVSGRIGHVQDFAWRMKQQRDAVVNLLMWEIGKSLAESRKEFDRTLEYIADTIDALKELDRASSRFVIAQGIIGQVRRAPLGVTLSMGPYNYPLNETFTTLIPALIMGNTVVVKPPRHGILLFAPLLKAFRDCFPAGVVNVLYGAGRTVTPPLMASGRVDALAFIGSSKAVNALQKAHPRPHRLRVVLGLEAKNPAIILPDADLETAVSECIAGSLSFNGQRCTAIKIIFVHDSIAGEFLQRFSAAMGKLKCGMPWEPDVKITPLPEPEKPEYLSGLVADALQHGAEIVNEGGGANLASFFHPTLVYPVSPQMRLYHEEQFGPVVPVLPFSTTDTPIRYIVDSPYGQQVSVFGQDPASLSALIDPLVNQVCRVNINSQCQRGPDIFPFTGRKDSAVGTLSVSDALRTFSIRTLVAARDLPENKALISTIVRERRSNFLSTDFIL, from the coding sequence ATGCCGGAAATCGACCTGCTCGCCACGCTGTTCCCCTCCCCGGAAAACATTCCCGCCGAATTCAGGATGACCGAACCGCTCCACCACACCGAATATCTGCTCGATGGGGAGCTGCGGCGCTGGGACGGTCCGGTGCAGCAGGTGTATTCTCCGGTCTGTGTCGTTGCGAACGGCCAGGAAAGTCGCCAGCACATCGGCAGCTTTCCGTTGATGGGGGAGCCGGAGGCTCTGGCAGCCCTGGAGGCCGCAGAGCGGGCCTTCGACCATGGGCGGGGATACTGGCCGACCCTGGCGGTATCGGGCAGGATCGGACATGTGCAGGACTTTGCCTGGCGGATGAAGCAGCAGCGGGACGCGGTCGTAAACCTGCTGATGTGGGAAATCGGCAAATCGCTGGCCGAGTCACGCAAGGAGTTCGACCGGACATTGGAGTACATTGCCGACACGATCGATGCGCTCAAGGAACTGGACCGGGCCTCGTCCCGTTTCGTCATCGCCCAGGGCATCATTGGCCAGGTCAGGAGGGCACCGCTGGGGGTGACGCTCAGCATGGGCCCGTACAACTATCCGCTGAACGAAACCTTCACGACCCTGATTCCGGCGCTGATCATGGGCAATACCGTGGTGGTCAAGCCTCCCCGCCACGGTATCCTGCTGTTCGCCCCCCTGTTGAAAGCCTTCCGCGATTGCTTCCCTGCCGGCGTGGTGAATGTGCTCTACGGTGCCGGCCGGACCGTCACTCCGCCGCTGATGGCCTCGGGCAGGGTGGATGCGCTGGCCTTCATCGGCAGCAGCAAGGCGGTCAATGCCCTGCAGAAGGCCCATCCCCGTCCGCACCGCCTGCGTGTCGTCCTGGGGCTGGAGGCCAAAAATCCGGCAATCATTCTGCCTGATGCAGATCTGGAAACGGCCGTGTCGGAATGCATCGCCGGAAGCCTGTCGTTCAACGGCCAGCGCTGCACCGCCATCAAGATCATTTTCGTACACGATTCGATAGCCGGCGAGTTCCTGCAACGTTTCTCCGCCGCCATGGGGAAACTGAAATGCGGCATGCCATGGGAGCCGGACGTTAAGATCACGCCGCTGCCCGAACCGGAAAAGCCGGAATATCTGTCCGGTCTGGTTGCAGATGCGCTGCAGCATGGAGCAGAGATCGTCAACGAGGGGGGAGGAGCGAACCTGGCCAGCTTTTTCCACCCCACGCTGGTCTACCCGGTCAGCCCGCAGATGCGCCTGTACCACGAGGAACAGTTCGGACCGGTGGTGCCGGTGCTTCCCTTCAGCACCACCGACACGCCGATCCGCTATATCGTGGATTCTCCCTATGGCCAGCAGGTCAGCGTATTCGGACAGGATCCGGCCTCGCTGTCCGCCCTGATCGATCCGCTTGTCAACCAGGTCTGCCGGGTCAACATCAACAGCCAATGCCAGCGGGGTCCCGACATCTTTCCCTTTACCGGCAGAAAGGATTCGGCCGTAGGCACCCTCTCGGTCAGCGACGCATTGCGTACCTTCTCGATCCGCACGCTGGTTGCGGCCCGGGACTTGCCCGAGAACAAGGCCCTGATCAGCACAATCGTCCGCGAGCGCCGCTCCAACTTCCTCTCCACCGATTTCATCCTCTGA
- a CDS encoding outer membrane protein, whose protein sequence is MNRQGIVLAALLLGAVPAVCFAAPAEPGAYVSGFIGATIPRDSDASSTDFVTGLNFDDRVEFDPGIYIGGTGGYDFGFLRLEGEMSYRHTELKAVRDRISGVNYRSVDGSLDIFSMMANAYIDLHNATPVTPYLGGGIGFAAMNLSDTSGINTVSGVRTNLYGDGDDTEFAYQAGGGFEIALNRHSSLDVGYRYFRTNRANFESDRGIDTSLRFESHNATIGFRYRF, encoded by the coding sequence ATGAACAGGCAGGGGATCGTACTTGCGGCATTGTTGCTCGGCGCAGTGCCTGCGGTGTGCTTTGCGGCGCCCGCCGAACCGGGGGCCTATGTTTCCGGCTTCATCGGCGCGACTATTCCGAGGGATTCCGATGCATCCAGTACCGATTTCGTCACGGGTCTGAATTTTGACGACCGCGTGGAATTCGATCCTGGTATCTATATCGGCGGTACCGGCGGATACGATTTCGGTTTTCTGCGGCTGGAGGGGGAGATGTCCTACCGTCATACCGAGTTGAAGGCGGTCAGGGACAGGATCTCCGGCGTCAATTATCGCAGCGTGGACGGCAGCCTGGACATCTTTTCCATGATGGCCAACGCTTACATCGATCTGCACAACGCTACCCCGGTGACCCCCTACCTGGGAGGGGGGATCGGTTTTGCCGCGATGAATCTCAGTGACACCTCCGGCATCAATACTGTCAGTGGTGTCCGGACGAACCTGTATGGCGACGGAGATGACACCGAGTTTGCCTATCAGGCCGGAGGCGGGTTCGAGATCGCCTTGAACCGGCACTCGTCCCTTGATGTGGGGTACCGCTATTTCAGGACAAACCGGGCGAATTTCGAGTCAGACCGAGGGATCGACACCAGTTTGCGATTCGAAAGTCATAATGCCACCATCGGATTCAGGTACAGATTTTAA